One Zestosphaera sp. genomic region harbors:
- a CDS encoding ROK family protein, giving the protein MLAVDVGATKTRIALLDSKDMKLLRKEVIRTPQEGGEDVVAGIIAEVAEHLITSLGLSGVVAVGVGTIGPLDIKRGCVVNPPNVRLRAFSLREPLVKRFNVPTYVVNDCVAAVYAEYMSGVGVGRDNVVYITISSGIGAGVIVDGHLILGKDGNAHEIGHLVVSYDSNIRCGCGGVGHWEALASGNNLWKFIGLLRDRWRGDSELYRLTSSTEVQAETLFRYWREGDDFAAYVVSELAKVDAAGIASVINAYDPEVISFGGSVMLNNPEFLALVLNHVDTYVTNRMPEAVVTRFGDDVVLYGAAWIAHKPPKELTRIQEQT; this is encoded by the coding sequence GTGCTGGCAGTAGATGTTGGAGCCACTAAGACTAGGATAGCTCTACTTGATTCTAAGGACATGAAGTTATTACGTAAGGAGGTCATTAGAACGCCTCAGGAAGGAGGTGAGGACGTCGTCGCCGGAATTATTGCAGAGGTTGCTGAACACTTGATTACGTCATTAGGGTTGAGTGGTGTAGTGGCGGTCGGCGTCGGTACTATAGGACCTTTAGACATCAAACGCGGTTGTGTGGTCAACCCACCTAATGTCCGATTAAGGGCTTTCAGTTTGAGAGAACCCTTAGTGAAGCGATTCAATGTACCCACGTATGTAGTGAACGACTGCGTTGCCGCTGTCTACGCCGAGTATATGAGCGGCGTTGGGGTAGGACGAGATAACGTGGTCTACATAACTATCAGCTCAGGCATAGGGGCCGGCGTAATCGTCGACGGTCATCTCATCCTGGGGAAGGACGGTAACGCGCATGAGATAGGACATCTGGTAGTCTCATACGATTCAAACATTAGATGTGGATGTGGCGGCGTAGGTCATTGGGAAGCCCTAGCGTCAGGGAACAACTTATGGAAGTTCATCGGACTTCTTAGGGATAGATGGCGTGGTGATTCAGAACTTTATAGACTGACTTCCTCTACGGAAGTACAGGCCGAGACTCTGTTTAGATACTGGCGTGAGGGCGATGACTTCGCCGCTTATGTAGTGAGCGAGTTAGCTAAGGTGGACGCTGCTGGAATAGCTTCGGTGATTAACGCCTACGATCCTGAGGTAATCAGCTTTGGCGGCTCAGTGATGCTTAACAATCCAGAGTTCCTTGCGTTAGTCCTGAATCACGTCGACACGTACGTAACAAATAGGATGCCTGAAGCCGTGGTAACTAGGTTTGGAGACGATGTAGTGCTCTACGGTGCGGCTTGGATTGCTCATAAACCACCTAAGGAACTGACGAGAATTCAGGAACAGACATGA
- a CDS encoding metal ABC transporter ATP-binding protein has translation MCTGEEMLRTNYLSIGYSEPLITGITVEFQEGTLTQVIGANGSGKTTLLKTLVGLVRPLSGKVYLYGMDVTAKPNIVGRHVGYVPQIFTPSYFTYPVSVEEFIEFSYLLYRSKWPRIFSDGLARERVDEVLRLVDLDADVKHKSFWSLSGGQRQRVLVARALIHNPKLLVLDEPFSSVDPVGKVSLASTLVKLFKEKNVTIIISSHDPTLLLPHTDNVLLLGNGEWFFGRSDEVLHEEILRRVYGTAVSIHEKHIHIHDYHV, from the coding sequence GTGTGCACAGGAGAGGAAATGCTGAGAACCAACTACTTAAGCATAGGGTATTCAGAGCCTCTAATCACTGGAATTACTGTCGAGTTCCAGGAAGGCACGCTAACCCAGGTGATCGGGGCTAACGGTTCAGGCAAAACTACCCTACTCAAGACTCTTGTGGGGCTTGTAAGACCCTTGAGCGGTAAAGTGTACCTTTACGGGATGGACGTCACAGCAAAACCCAACATTGTTGGGAGGCATGTAGGGTACGTCCCCCAGATTTTCACACCGTCGTATTTCACATATCCAGTAAGTGTTGAGGAGTTTATAGAGTTCTCGTACCTCCTCTACAGGAGTAAGTGGCCGAGAATCTTTTCAGATGGGCTTGCCAGGGAGAGGGTTGACGAGGTTTTGAGGCTCGTTGATTTGGATGCGGACGTAAAGCATAAGAGCTTCTGGAGTCTGTCTGGAGGTCAGAGACAGAGGGTGTTAGTGGCTAGGGCGTTAATCCATAACCCCAAACTCCTTGTACTAGATGAGCCCTTCTCCTCAGTAGATCCTGTCGGTAAGGTCTCGTTGGCTTCAACGCTTGTCAAGCTATTTAAGGAAAAGAACGTGACAATTATAATTAGTAGCCATGACCCGACATTGCTACTGCCTCACACCGATAATGTGTTGCTACTCGGTAATGGCGAGTGGTTTTTCGGGAGGTCTGACGAGGTCCTCCACGAGGAGATTCTTAGGAGGGTCTACGGCACGGCCGTATCGATTCATGAGAAGCATATACACATTCATGACTATCACGTGTAA
- a CDS encoding zinc ABC transporter substrate-binding protein: protein MGYMKRVAGYVLLSCTVILLFSPTVVAVDGLTIVTTSPGLADDVNLIKCESDRVYSLLPETADPHEYSLKPSDLSMLRQADLLVSTAHTHFELEINELISRGEINATLVEIPRIAGIRILKNPATLTDNLHTPTYDPQNYVAFLRNVTELMKRLNPSCSSVYETNYELLRSRVESLMNSKPNSMNMLVGIATEPTVQYAVAWLGINVTKLLIPEEGLSPTPATVIEIENAVRNREVDVLIVVKGGEYSSYLINLGRSYHVPVIEVLPPYMNGSTIDKLVHVLVQYAGLQNTETLGGVFDLPNTTSVTHAVSELIILLLLIVTIISYIISDGGRG, encoded by the coding sequence ATGGGGTATATGAAGAGAGTTGCGGGGTACGTGTTATTGTCCTGCACCGTCATCCTGCTATTTAGCCCTACTGTGGTAGCGGTTGATGGGTTGACCATAGTTACTACATCTCCAGGTCTCGCAGACGACGTTAACCTGATTAAGTGTGAGAGCGACCGTGTGTACTCACTCCTTCCAGAGACTGCAGATCCGCACGAGTACTCCCTGAAGCCCAGCGACTTAAGTATGCTGAGGCAGGCAGATCTACTCGTATCAACAGCCCACACCCACTTCGAACTGGAAATAAATGAACTGATTTCACGCGGTGAGATCAACGCCACGCTTGTGGAGATACCCAGGATAGCTGGGATCAGGATATTGAAAAATCCGGCAACGTTAACAGATAATCTTCATACCCCCACTTATGATCCTCAGAACTACGTTGCCTTCTTAAGAAATGTTACCGAGTTGATGAAGAGACTTAATCCGTCATGCTCCTCAGTGTATGAGACTAACTATGAACTCCTCAGAAGTAGGGTCGAGTCTTTAATGAATAGCAAGCCTAACTCGATGAACATGCTAGTCGGGATAGCTACTGAACCCACTGTCCAGTATGCTGTGGCGTGGCTCGGCATCAACGTGACTAAATTACTGATTCCAGAGGAGGGACTGAGTCCTACTCCTGCTACGGTAATAGAGATTGAAAACGCTGTCAGGAACCGTGAGGTTGATGTCTTGATAGTCGTTAAAGGCGGGGAATATTCAAGTTACCTGATTAATCTGGGCAGGAGTTATCATGTGCCAGTCATAGAGGTTCTACCGCCATATATGAATGGATCAACAATCGATAAACTGGTTCACGTGCTCGTTCAATATGCAGGGTTGCAAAACACAGAGACGCTGGGCGGGGTTTTTGACTTACCTAACACGACTAGCGTAACACATGCGGTTTCGGAACTGATTATACTCCTCCTGCTCATTGTTACAATAATATCCTACATAATATCAGACGGAGGTCGAGGTTGA
- a CDS encoding metal ABC transporter permease, translated as MRTFRLIILYTAVATILSVLNPLFKVEFKWNVTFTALGLLFGSLSPLIATRRLYYLSAAAPHASLFSVALSMLIAGALGISDYYVTAIFVSTLLVLGVGYMIRSGLDPDVATSVFVSSTTALSVLLMYYVLTKYRLTSINAIMLGDPLLIPYHEVLMLTVMSVLVLVVVLTTFKESVCAGIDSDLVKLSGVKAILYDLIPYALVGLVAVTSLKLVGYVLSHVLALLPSLTSINVSKQARESLIHSIGLTTIATLTGLPLSTYFNVSPSGTVGILLTLFYLMTLVKRRMP; from the coding sequence ATGCGCACGTTCAGATTAATCATACTCTATACAGCGGTCGCTACAATCCTATCCGTTCTCAACCCACTATTTAAGGTCGAGTTCAAGTGGAACGTGACTTTCACCGCGTTGGGACTTCTGTTCGGTTCCCTAAGCCCCCTAATAGCTACCAGGAGACTCTACTACCTCTCAGCAGCCGCCCCTCACGCCTCGCTTTTCTCTGTCGCGCTCTCCATGCTTATTGCTGGGGCTTTGGGGATCAGCGACTACTACGTTACAGCAATCTTCGTATCAACGCTACTTGTACTTGGCGTTGGTTATATGATTAGGTCAGGCCTTGATCCAGACGTAGCGACGTCCGTGTTCGTATCTAGCACGACAGCGTTAAGTGTTCTCCTAATGTACTATGTCTTGACTAAATATAGGTTAACCTCGATCAACGCCATAATGCTGGGTGATCCTCTGCTAATTCCGTACCACGAGGTTCTGATGTTAACGGTGATGTCGGTTTTGGTTCTAGTAGTGGTCCTCACAACCTTTAAAGAGAGCGTCTGTGCTGGCATAGACTCTGACCTGGTAAAGTTGAGCGGAGTTAAAGCAATCCTTTATGATTTAATCCCCTACGCCTTAGTAGGACTGGTCGCCGTGACCTCGCTAAAGCTCGTGGGGTACGTATTGTCTCACGTGCTGGCATTGCTTCCTTCGCTGACATCGATTAACGTAAGCAAGCAAGCACGTGAGTCTTTAATCCATAGCATAGGCCTCACCACCATAGCAACCCTAACCGGACTCCCCCTCTCGACATACTTTAACGTATCGCCATCAGGCACTGTTGGGATTCTGTTAACGTTATTTTATTTGATGACACTAGTAAAGAGGAGGATGCCTTGA
- a CDS encoding ribbon-helix-helix protein, CopG family: MTKERFGVSVPADLSRKVKELASRRGVSRSELITEMMRSYITDLEHENLPHYCTGVMVIVKEKAEISLERVYEAFKEVIIGYTHQHVGGMCVNVVFVSGSSERIDDLSKSLNMCGCFIRYLPLHGGKRR, translated from the coding sequence ATGACCAAAGAGAGGTTCGGTGTCTCAGTGCCTGCCGACCTTTCAAGGAAGGTTAAAGAACTCGCCAGCAGGAGGGGTGTTTCAAGATCTGAGCTAATAACGGAGATGATGAGGAGCTACATTACAGATTTGGAACATGAGAATCTCCCTCACTACTGCACAGGCGTTATGGTGATAGTTAAAGAGAAAGCGGAGATAAGTCTAGAGAGGGTATATGAAGCCTTTAAGGAGGTTATAATAGGGTATACCCACCAACACGTGGGGGGCATGTGTGTTAACGTAGTGTTCGTCTCGGGCTCCTCCGAAAGGATAGACGACCTTTCTAAGAGTCTGAATATGTGTGGGTGTTTCATAAGGTATCTACCACTCCATGGCGGGAAGAGACGGTAG
- a CDS encoding MFS transporter: protein MERRLLTVFILLGLVSLFADMTYEGARGVSGAYLEVLGGTAVIAGAVTVGEFLGYVIRFVSGYMADKLRRSSVLWGLTIMGYVINLVAVPMLALSGRWEVALTLLYVERVGKGLRAPVRDVILSEVVEGIGRGKGFGLHEVMDQVGAFAGPLLVMWVLSSSRSDYSLAFTSLAVPATLSLACLLTAFRKYPVVRTVTVEKARVGRRLGRRFNLFSASLALMTAGYIAWSLISYHAKESGLLSDPEISLLYAIAMGVDALVALPVGMLYDRMGLKSLILTPLLTLTIPSLLIANSRIAAYAMAAIWGIVMAIYETNMRAAIPDLVDPSRRALAYGTYGLIYGSAWMFGGFAAGFIYSVSPIYLIPYSVAMEAASLLTMIPLLRSGAET, encoded by the coding sequence GTGGAGAGGAGACTACTTACGGTCTTCATTCTTCTGGGACTTGTTTCATTATTTGCTGACATGACCTACGAGGGCGCCAGAGGGGTTTCAGGCGCTTACCTGGAGGTGCTTGGAGGGACTGCAGTAATAGCTGGTGCAGTTACTGTGGGCGAGTTCCTAGGTTACGTCATCAGGTTCGTCAGCGGGTATATGGCAGACAAGCTCAGAAGAAGTAGTGTATTGTGGGGATTGACGATAATGGGATACGTAATTAACTTAGTGGCGGTGCCTATGCTGGCGTTAAGCGGTAGGTGGGAGGTAGCCCTCACACTCCTCTATGTCGAGAGAGTTGGTAAGGGCTTGAGAGCTCCTGTGAGGGACGTGATTCTCTCTGAGGTGGTGGAGGGTATCGGACGGGGTAAGGGCTTCGGGTTGCATGAAGTTATGGACCAGGTCGGGGCTTTCGCGGGGCCGCTGCTGGTTATGTGGGTTTTAAGCTCTTCCAGAAGTGACTACAGCTTGGCTTTCACCTCCCTCGCCGTCCCTGCAACACTTTCCCTAGCGTGTTTACTCACAGCATTTCGCAAATATCCGGTCGTGAGGACTGTCACCGTCGAGAAGGCTAGAGTGGGGCGACGTCTTGGAAGGAGGTTCAACCTCTTCTCTGCTTCGCTGGCCCTCATGACCGCCGGCTACATAGCCTGGTCGCTTATCTCATATCATGCTAAGGAGTCAGGGTTATTGAGCGACCCGGAGATCTCACTGCTCTACGCGATAGCTATGGGGGTTGACGCACTAGTCGCGCTACCTGTAGGCATGCTCTACGACAGGATGGGACTTAAATCATTAATCCTGACGCCCCTCTTGACTCTAACAATACCTTCATTGCTCATCGCAAATTCAAGGATCGCCGCATATGCGATGGCGGCAATATGGGGGATTGTTATGGCAATCTACGAGACCAACATGAGGGCCGCAATACCGGATCTAGTGGATCCCTCTAGGAGGGCTCTCGCGTATGGAACCTACGGACTGATCTACGGGTCTGCATGGATGTTTGGCGGCTTTGCCGCGGGGTTCATATACTCGGTAAGTCCAATCTACCTAATACCCTACTCCGTGGCTATGGAGGCAGCGTCATTGTTGACAATGATTCCACTGCTCAGGTCAGGCGCTGAGACGTGA
- a CDS encoding CRISPR-associated protein Cas4 encodes MNDISSSIDLINTLYRLSKEERERHPRRPEAYWVTDLVRCILKRDFELKYPELVESEVFTPTYILGTLVHKGLQELLKSTISNDVLTEVEGRREVRLPDNRVVSVEGRADLLIRTGEELVGVEIKTSRSDLELPKQHHVDQARIYNWLFNLRHTILIYVTPERVTQFLVEDRVTDEEVIRRLTISRFPRYEWECRYCSYSVLCPYKVSVR; translated from the coding sequence ATGAATGATATTAGTTCGTCCATAGATCTGATCAACACACTTTATAGGCTAAGCAAGGAGGAGAGGGAAAGGCACCCGCGGAGGCCGGAGGCCTACTGGGTCACGGATCTTGTTAGGTGTATTCTTAAAAGAGACTTCGAACTTAAATACCCCGAACTAGTCGAGAGTGAGGTGTTTACACCTACCTATATTCTCGGCACCCTCGTTCACAAGGGATTACAGGAATTGCTGAAGTCCACAATCTCGAATGACGTGCTGACGGAAGTTGAAGGCAGGCGTGAGGTAAGGTTGCCTGACAATAGAGTGGTGAGTGTGGAGGGCAGAGCTGACTTGTTGATTAGGACCGGCGAGGAGTTGGTTGGAGTTGAGATAAAGACATCCAGATCGGATCTTGAGCTACCTAAGCAGCATCATGTAGATCAGGCGAGAATATATAACTGGCTCTTCAACCTAAGGCACACAATACTCATCTACGTGACTCCTGAACGAGTGACTCAATTCCTCGTAGAGGATAGGGTCACCGACGAGGAGGTAATAAGGAGGTTAACCATAAGCAGATTCCCCAGGTATGAGTGGGAATGCCGATACTGTAGCTACTCAGTCCTATGCCCGTATAAAGTGTCTGTGAGGTGA
- a CDS encoding phosphoenolpyruvate hydrolase family protein — protein MAKFVPREKALKKLWDEVKAGRMIVIASAGDGFFAKIFDMAGIDIIGVYNSGFGRHLGIGSLSGLMPIFDTNRLVIKMGYEILPRVKNSLVLAGVCAQDPRTIWPEYLEKLKKMGFSGIQNFPTVALIDKNSLFRRNLEESGFGYNKEVEVLKMAREMDMFTLGYAFTEDEVEALAKAGVDLIAVHVGLTTGGIIGAKTTVTIEEAIERTNKLLDVAYRVRPEGDFIPITHGGPMEDPETTARVLSATKAVGFVSGSAIERTPVEKFLVEECKRWKSIKVEPSKLGLK, from the coding sequence ATGGCCAAGTTCGTACCTCGTGAGAAGGCCCTTAAAAAATTGTGGGATGAGGTAAAAGCCGGCAGGATGATAGTTATCGCTAGCGCTGGAGACGGGTTCTTCGCCAAGATATTCGATATGGCCGGCATAGACATCATAGGTGTGTACAACTCTGGCTTCGGAAGGCATCTGGGGATAGGCTCACTTTCAGGTCTAATGCCCATATTTGATACTAACAGGCTAGTAATAAAGATGGGCTACGAGATACTCCCGCGTGTTAAGAACTCGCTTGTGTTAGCTGGGGTATGTGCCCAGGACCCGCGAACCATATGGCCTGAATACCTGGAGAAACTGAAGAAGATGGGGTTCTCAGGTATTCAGAACTTCCCGACCGTTGCGTTAATTGACAAGAACTCCCTGTTCAGGAGGAACTTAGAGGAGTCTGGCTTCGGATATAACAAAGAGGTTGAAGTGCTTAAAATGGCCCGTGAGATGGACATGTTCACTCTCGGCTACGCCTTCACTGAGGATGAAGTTGAGGCGTTAGCGAAGGCAGGTGTTGATTTAATAGCGGTCCACGTAGGCCTGACCACTGGTGGAATAATAGGGGCTAAGACCACCGTCACGATAGAAGAGGCGATTGAGAGAACGAATAAACTCTTAGACGTGGCCTACAGAGTGAGGCCAGAGGGCGATTTCATACCGATAACCCACGGAGGTCCGATGGAGGATCCCGAAACCACTGCCCGAGTGCTAAGCGCCACTAAGGCCGTTGGGTTTGTGTCAGGCTCCGCTATAGAGAGAACTCCAGTGGAGAAGTTCCTGGTAGAAGAATGCAAGAGATGGAAATCTATAAAAGTAGAGCCAAGCAAGCTAGGACTGAAGTAA
- a CDS encoding Tm-1-like ATP-binding domain-containing protein: MGSEAPGVLVMGIADTKGPELKFLIELVKRAGGKPIFMELTASGKPAGWADISIEDVAREAGITAEELSRITREKAAEYIVAGGVKIARKLYEEGKIRSAIAFGGSLGTSMASRIMRALPYGVGKFMLSTMASGDVRPYVDIKDLAMWYPLAEKGINVVTAKILATAAGAAVGAAKAPEPGVALRPLIGYTMFGTTTPCVKAVSEHFEQRGYDSMILHAVGTGGRSLEELIRDGFIEAVADITTHELTDLVCGGILSAGPERLTAAGEKGIPQVVSTGGADMINFGPREEVKGKKSLVTGREFEVEEAEGLPGRRIHVHHPMVTVVGTLPVEARRLAQEIAIRLNKSKGPTALVVPMRGWSAYDIREPSLELGWAGPGSGPFWASHQEKPEWSLRSVAFVDELSKHLDLSRENLDLIICDKHINEKDFGLLIAGILDDMLTGRWKKGSYFTKPWTLTLSDFKKLNLTPPQ, from the coding sequence ATGGGTTCAGAAGCACCTGGAGTCCTCGTTATGGGCATAGCTGACACTAAAGGCCCGGAGCTTAAATTCCTGATTGAGTTAGTGAAGCGCGCTGGCGGCAAGCCCATCTTTATGGAGCTTACCGCTTCGGGAAAGCCTGCAGGGTGGGCTGACATATCAATAGAAGATGTGGCTAGGGAAGCAGGCATTACTGCCGAAGAACTAAGTAGAATAACGAGGGAAAAGGCCGCCGAGTATATAGTGGCTGGCGGCGTCAAGATAGCCCGCAAACTATATGAGGAGGGCAAGATAAGGAGCGCAATTGCTTTCGGAGGCTCGCTAGGAACCTCCATGGCCAGCAGGATCATGCGGGCCCTACCGTATGGTGTCGGGAAGTTCATGTTATCTACCATGGCCTCAGGTGATGTTAGACCTTACGTAGACATCAAAGACTTAGCTATGTGGTATCCCCTTGCCGAGAAAGGTATTAACGTTGTGACTGCGAAAATATTAGCGACGGCTGCTGGAGCCGCTGTAGGTGCGGCTAAAGCGCCTGAGCCAGGGGTGGCGTTGAGGCCCCTCATAGGGTACACCATGTTCGGTACCACCACACCCTGCGTTAAGGCGGTCTCAGAGCACTTCGAGCAAAGGGGGTATGACTCAATGATATTGCATGCCGTTGGTACAGGAGGTAGGTCGCTGGAGGAGTTGATTAGAGATGGTTTCATAGAGGCTGTAGCTGACATAACAACCCATGAGCTTACAGACCTGGTTTGCGGCGGTATCCTTAGCGCTGGCCCTGAACGGCTCACTGCAGCGGGGGAGAAGGGAATACCTCAGGTAGTGTCGACGGGCGGCGCTGATATGATTAACTTCGGACCTAGGGAAGAGGTTAAAGGAAAGAAATCCTTGGTTACGGGAAGAGAGTTTGAGGTAGAGGAGGCGGAAGGTCTTCCGGGCAGGAGAATACACGTACATCATCCGATGGTCACAGTAGTCGGCACTCTGCCTGTTGAAGCAAGACGCTTAGCACAGGAAATAGCGATTAGACTGAATAAGTCTAAAGGACCTACAGCATTGGTAGTCCCTATGAGAGGCTGGAGTGCTTACGACATACGTGAGCCATCTCTTGAACTAGGGTGGGCTGGTCCAGGATCAGGACCTTTCTGGGCATCACACCAGGAGAAACCCGAGTGGAGCTTAAGGTCGGTGGCATTCGTGGATGAGCTAAGTAAGCATTTGGACTTAAGTAGGGAGAACCTAGATCTAATAATATGTGATAAACACATAAACGAGAAGGACTTCGGCCTGCTCATAGCAGGAATACTGGACGATATGCTCACAGGGAGATGGAAGAAAGGCTCATACTTCACGAAGCCCTGGACCCTCACGTTAAGTGATTTCAAAAAGTTGAATCTCACACCTCCCCAGTAA
- a CDS encoding RuBisCO large subunit C-terminal-like domain-containing protein: MLHLSEPSYKTKYLGAEDPRYTHVLWSSLDALDPDQYIIATYLAVLAPDVDLDEALIHAAIENSTGTWTPVKYETVELRDKYGAKIARVVTFKTGDRNAAVFTLGIYAENYNPEDSGLATLLADIAGNAYDLLELENLKLLDLQFPKWWAEAFPGPKFGLDVKRSVGAENRPVVGCIIKPNLGLTPKHIGEIVYELTKGGIDFIKDDEALVNPKYCPIEERVVKVMEAIDRASSETGKKPYYAFNITTDRQDKMMKLADVVQSHGGNSLMVVLPYVGYGGVRRLAEDPSIKVPLHVHRCGHGAYTRVPYHGFSPVLVSKLGRMSGADEIHIGVLWGKFHYDIVEARQHCEILRKPWLHFKPTLPTLSGGNDPSNVGLASNMLGRDLLILAGGGVLGHPSGFRAGAMAMVQAAEAVEKNIPAEEYAKQHTELAEALRLWSKAYKK; the protein is encoded by the coding sequence GTGTTACATCTGAGCGAGCCATCATATAAAACCAAATACCTAGGAGCTGAGGATCCTCGATACACTCACGTGCTATGGTCTTCTCTAGATGCTTTGGACCCCGATCAGTACATAATTGCAACGTATCTCGCTGTGTTAGCGCCAGACGTAGATCTGGACGAGGCGCTAATACACGCAGCTATAGAGAACTCGACAGGCACCTGGACGCCAGTTAAGTACGAAACAGTTGAGTTGAGAGATAAGTATGGGGCGAAGATAGCGCGTGTAGTGACCTTCAAAACCGGTGATAGGAACGCAGCAGTATTCACGTTAGGCATATATGCTGAGAACTACAACCCTGAGGACTCAGGCCTCGCGACTTTGCTGGCTGATATCGCGGGGAACGCCTACGACCTCCTGGAACTGGAGAATCTAAAACTATTAGACCTTCAGTTCCCTAAATGGTGGGCTGAAGCGTTCCCTGGCCCCAAGTTCGGTCTTGATGTCAAGAGAAGTGTCGGCGCTGAAAACAGGCCTGTAGTCGGATGTATAATTAAACCTAACCTCGGCTTAACCCCCAAGCATATTGGTGAAATAGTTTACGAGCTAACCAAAGGCGGTATAGACTTCATAAAGGATGATGAGGCTTTAGTCAACCCGAAGTATTGTCCAATAGAGGAAAGAGTTGTGAAAGTTATGGAGGCGATAGATAGAGCCTCCAGCGAAACTGGTAAGAAACCTTACTACGCTTTCAACATAACAACCGATAGACAGGATAAAATGATGAAGCTTGCGGATGTGGTACAGTCCCATGGCGGCAACTCGTTAATGGTGGTCTTGCCCTACGTGGGCTATGGCGGCGTACGCAGACTGGCGGAAGACCCATCTATTAAGGTTCCGCTACACGTCCACAGATGCGGGCATGGCGCCTATACTAGGGTTCCCTACCATGGCTTCTCACCAGTGTTAGTGAGCAAGCTCGGTAGGATGAGCGGTGCTGACGAGATCCACATAGGCGTCCTCTGGGGTAAATTCCACTATGATATTGTGGAGGCTCGGCAACACTGCGAGATCCTGAGGAAACCTTGGCTACACTTCAAGCCAACGTTACCAACTTTATCCGGAGGGAATGACCCCAGCAATGTTGGTCTAGCAAGCAATATGCTAGGAAGGGACCTCCTAATACTTGCCGGAGGAGGCGTTCTGGGACACCCCTCAGGATTCAGAGCTGGAGCCATGGCTATGGTACAGGCAGCTGAAGCTGTGGAGAAGAACATACCTGCAGAAGAGTATGCTAAGCAACATACCGAACTAGCAGAAGCCCTGAGGCTTTGGTCAAAAGCCTACAAAAAGTAA
- a CDS encoding phosphoenolpyruvate hydrolase family protein has translation MATYIPRQDILKRLYDKIARGEPIIITGASTGLAALASESGGADLILFYNSGRYTIMGIGSMAGLLPLANANTMTLELARELASVVKTTPLVAGVCAVDPFIDVRAFIKKLRDEFGVSGVINFPTVAMYDGVFRKNVEKQGFSYEKELSMISEAHKLDILTTPYVFNPVEARSMAEAGADVLIAHVGYREKMLSLDEAADLIQGIVNEAREVNPGIIVVCHGDPIVSPQSFEYIYKRVSGVAGFMGFAAIERLPVQKAIIDIIKQFKDVRR, from the coding sequence TTGGCCACTTACATCCCTAGGCAAGATATACTGAAGAGATTGTATGATAAAATTGCTAGAGGGGAGCCCATAATAATAACAGGGGCGAGCACAGGCCTCGCCGCCCTTGCCTCTGAGAGCGGGGGCGCCGACCTCATACTGTTCTACAACTCAGGCAGGTACACTATAATGGGTATAGGATCGATGGCAGGGCTCTTGCCTCTGGCTAATGCTAATACAATGACCTTAGAGCTAGCTAGAGAACTCGCAAGCGTTGTGAAAACTACACCGCTTGTGGCCGGGGTATGTGCGGTAGATCCGTTCATAGACGTCAGGGCGTTCATCAAGAAACTTAGGGATGAGTTTGGCGTGTCTGGAGTAATAAACTTTCCCACAGTAGCTATGTACGACGGTGTATTCAGGAAGAACGTGGAGAAGCAGGGCTTCAGTTATGAGAAGGAACTCTCAATGATTAGTGAAGCGCATAAACTCGACATATTGACAACTCCCTACGTCTTTAACCCCGTTGAGGCTCGCAGTATGGCAGAGGCTGGGGCCGACGTCCTAATCGCGCACGTGGGTTATAGAGAGAAAATGCTGAGTTTAGATGAAGCCGCGGACCTGATTCAAGGCATAGTCAATGAGGCTAGAGAGGTCAATCCTGGCATAATAGTGGTGTGTCACGGTGACCCGATAGTCAGTCCTCAATCATTTGAGTACATCTACAAGCGCGTTAGCGGAGTAGCAGGATTCATGGGTTTTGCAGCTATAGAGAGGTTGCCTGTCCAGAAGGCAATCATCGACATCATTAAGCAGTTTAAAGATGTGAGAAGGTGA